AGCGCATTTTTCCGCGACACGACATGGTTTGAAGATGGCTAAAGAACAAGAGACAAAGGCCTGATGGGTTTGAGGAACCAAGGAAGCGGTCCGATAACCAGCGCGACGGCGTGGAGTCCGCGTGTCCAGGCTGTGGGCTGGATGACGGCCGGATTTCTTACCTGCCTGGCTTTGGGCCAGGTGCCCGGGGTGGGCGGCGGGTGGGTGAGCTGGCTGGAGTGGTTGCTGCTCATTGCCATCGTGGTTGTGGGAACACCGGTACTGTACCGCCACGCTCGGGGAGAGATGCTTTGGCGTCTCAGAAACAAGCTCACTCTGACGTATCTGCTGATCGGTCTTTCTCCAGTGGTGCTCTTTTGCGCCTTATTCGGTCTGGCAGCGTATGTCGCTGCCGGGCAGTTTGCGATTCACCTCGTTACGGCGCGGATGGAAGGGAAACTCGACCGCGTTGCGATGGAGAATACTTCCACTGCTGCCCACATCGCGAACCTGATCACCGGAAACAAGGCGCCACCCACCGAAGGCGAAATCCCCGCAACAACACCAGAGGAAGAGGCGTCTGCGCTCCCAGTTCAGACCGCAGTGTTTCTAGATGGGCATGCCGTGGGAATGCACGGCGCGATGGGGCACGACCGAACACCGCTCTGGTTGCCACAGTGGTTTTTGCAGGGCAAGAAAGACGAGGCGCACGCGCTGGTTCTAGATGGCGAACACCTTTCGCTGGCAGCCATCGACCGTCGACGGCTGCTCGGAGGCCGAACGCTTATCGTGATTGGGAGCGTGCCCGTAGATTGCGAGCTGATGGGTTCGGTTGCAGAGGAGCTTGGATCGGCCAGCGTCGTCCCTGGCCTCTCCAATCGTGAGGCCGACGATAGCGACAACGCACCCGGAGACAAGATCGTCAGACGAGCCGAAGTAAAAGGCTCCATCATTGCGGGCGGAGAAATGCCTCCGAAAGTGAATATAGGAGACCTGACCGTCCGCTTTTTCTCCACCGTACCTACAATGCAGTGGGACGATGGAACACCGACCGTCGTCCCGCTGAACGTGCAATCACGACCTTCGGTGCTCTACCGGCAGCTCTTTGGAGCCGCGCTGACTGGCCGCAGCACCAGCCTTCTTCGCTTTGTCTTTCTTGCCGTCTGCGTCTTCTTCGCGTTTTTGGAGATCTTCGCGCTTTGGATGGCTCGGCGACTCAGCCGAACGGTCACGGAGTCCGTCGAAGCTCTCTACGATGCTACAGTGCGGATCGACCAGGGGGATTTCCAGCACCGGATTGACGTGCAGCGCACGGACCAGGTCGCGGACCTGTGCAGCTCGTTCAATCGGATGTCCGCGTCGTTGGGTCGCCTGCTGGACGAGCAGAAAGAGAAAGAACGTCTGCAAAGCGAGCTTTCCATTGCGCAGGAAGTACAGGCCAATCTCTTTCCCGTGGCAGAACTATGGGTGCCGGGACTGGATCTCTATGGAGTCTGCCGGCCTGCGCGCTCCGTTTCGGGTGACTACTACGACTTCCTGGTTTTTCATAGAGATACGGAGCATACGAATGTTCCAACGGGCGTCGGAATTGCTCTGGGCGATATCAGTGGAAAGGGAATCTCCGCCGCCCTGCTGATGGCGAATCTGCACTCCGCCGTGCGCGCGTACCGCTTTGCGACGGAGGAGCTGGTCTACAGCAGCAGCACGCTATCCGGTCTCAACGCACCCCGAGGTGAAGAGGCCATCACCGATGGCGGTGAGGTCTTTGAATCTCCGGGGCGGATCCTGGCGTTGCTGAATCGACATCTCTATCGCAGTACGCAGCCGGAAAAATACGCGACCCTCTTTCTCGCGCACTACAATGTGGAGACCTCCAAATTGACCTGCTCCAATGCGGGCCACCTGCCGCCCATCGTGCTCTGCGCGGATGGCAGTGTTCGCCGCTTGACCAAGGGCGGAACAGTCGTGGGCCTGATGGACGGTATGCACTACGACGAGGAGACCGTCACGCTGAGCCCCGGTGATCTCCTCATTGCCTTCTCCGACGGCGTGACTGAGCCGGAGAACGATTTTGGCGAGTTTGGAGAAGAGCGCCTGATCGAAGTCGTGCAACAGATGCGCGACCAACCGCTCGCTGCCATCGCAGCGCAGGTGCTGGACGCACTGGACGCCTGGATCGGTGCCGATGAGCAGCCCGACGACATCACCCTTGTTCTGGCGCGGGCGTAACTATTTCTGTTTGAACGCCTTCACGGCAATCGCGTTCGGCTGATTTCCAGTAGGAAGCATCGTGAAGAGGCCCGGGTTGCCGTCACGATCCTGCGTGCGAAGGACTGCTGCGTCTCCCGTACCTGTATTGGCCGCCAGAAGAAGATGTTCGTCGGCAGAGAAGGCGAGGGCGTCCGGAGCTGGACCGGTATGGACGCTGCCGGTGCGCTTTCCATCGTCGATGGAGTAAAGACTGACTGAATCCGCGCCGAAGTTGGAGACCCACAGTGTGGTGTTGTCCGCGCTCACGACTCCAAAGACCGGCTTGGGACCGATCATGTAAGTTCCACCGACTTCGTTCGTAGTCGTAGAGATCTCCGTAATGGAGTCGGAGTCGAAGTTAGAGACGAAAATTTCGCCGCCATCGGGTTTAAGAGCGATGTTGATAGGCGTTTTGCCTACATCCAGCCGCGCAAGGAGCCGATCAGTGAGCGTACCTGCATCCTGCTTCGCAGCCCACGAGCCCGGGGCCGAAGCCAGACCGATGGACAGAACCTGATGGCCTCCAGAGCAGGCGGCAAAGAGCTTGGAGGAGTCAGGCAGAATCACGGCATCGGTCACGCCGGGGCAGCCGTTGAAGCTGGCGCGGAGATGCGGGGCTTTGATCGGCTCCTCATCCTTGTGGTCGGGACGCGCCGCTTCTGCGGACTTTGGATCGAGATCGTAAAGGGAAACACTTCCGCTACTGCGGTTCGTGACGGCGAGGGTACGCATATCAGGCGCAACGCGAGCCAGGCCAGGTTGTTCCCCTGTGCCGACGACGGCGATCTCGCGACGTTTGGCCAGGTCGATGACGCTGACGTTATTCGCTCCCGAGTTGGCAACATAGCCGAAGCGGCCATTGGTATCCACGGCAATAGAGAAAGGCTTGGAATGCACGCCAATCGTGGAGACGATTTCGTTCTTCTCAGCATTGAGGACGGAGACCGTGCCATCGCCCGTGTTGACGATGTAGACCTCGTTGGTTTGCGGGTTGACCGAAATGCCGGTTGGCTGGTGACCCACCCGAAGAATTCGATCCTGCCGAAGATACACAAGATCGAGCACGCTGACGGTATTGCTGGCTCCGTTGGAGACATAGGCGAACTCGCGATAGCCGGAAGGAACGTCAGGAAAGCTGCGGTGCTTGCAACCGGTAAGGACAACTGTGGCCGCGAGGAGGATGGGACCGCATTTCATTTTTAACGGCCTTTCGTCGTTCGCGACCAGCGATAGGCGAGCCAACCGACGTACGCAATCTGCGCGACGATGATGGCCGCGTAGGTGATGTGCAGGAACTGTGTTCCCATGGTGCCGTAGTTGCTGTCCATGCTAGGCCTCCATCGCTTCCAGAGCCGCGCTCTCGCGGATCTTCTGTTCCCGTCGAATGATGGCGTACCGGGCCCAAACAAGAGAGGTGCCCCACATAATCCAGGCGAGCGCGTTCCATGCAAAAGCGCGCTTCATATCCGGGTCGAGATAGCCATCCCCGGTGAGTACAGGAGCAGGGTGCTGTGTGCGCCACCAGCTAATCGATTTGTAGACAATCGGAACGTCAATGCCAGCAAAGACGCTGAGGACTGCGGCAAGCGTGTACGCCTGTACTCCGCTGGTATACCGGCGAACGAGGAGATAGCTCACATAAAGCAGCCAAAGAAGGAGATACGTCGTGGTTCTTGCATCCCACGCCCACCAGATCCCCCATGCCGGACGGCCCCAGAGGATGCCGCTCATGAGGCCGAGACTTACGAAGAGGACTGTGACTTCCGCGGATGCAAGTGCAAGCGCATCCGCGATCATCGCCTTGTGCATGTCCTTGCCGCGATAGAGCAGGTAAGCAATCGAGGCGAACATGTTCACATACGGGCTGATCTCGGCAAAGATATTGATGGGAACGTGCCAGTAGAAGATGCGTTGGATGGGGCCCATTGTGGCCTCGGTGGGAGCGACATACATCCCTTGCCAGAAGCCGTAAGCCAGGAGCGCGACGGCGACTGCGGACCATATCCAGAAAAACCTTTTCATCGTGCTTCCAGTTTACCTCTCTGAGGGCGAATCGAAGTTGGGGGCTACTCTGCATCCAGAACCGCGCCGAAGAGCAGGAGGCATGCGGTCGTAAAAGAGACGTCGAAGCCGGCAAGGAGCTTCAGCCAAAGATCGGGTTCGAACTCACCTGTGACAACGCCGGTGGTGGCCTGCACCATCGCCAGCAGGGCGGGGATGGTGATTGGAAAGAGAACAAGGGGAAGCAGCATCTGTCGATTACGTGTGCGAAGGCTTAGTGCAGCAAAGAAAGTCCCATTCACCACGAGCGCCCACGTCCCGAGCGGCAGAATCGCAGCGAGCCACCAGACCTGCCCCAAGACATGAAGGTTGAAGAAGAGGACGAAGACGGGCGCGAGGATGAGTTCCACCAGCGTGACGAAGACGAAGTTAGCGAGGGCCTTGCCGAGAAAGAGAGCGCTGGGTGGGGCTGGCGCCATCCGGTGAGCATCGAGGACGTGATTGCGTCGCTCGCGGTCCCAGCTTCCATTGAGCGCGGTAATCGACGCAAAAAGCAGCCCGACCCAGAGAAGGCCGCCCGCAATCTCGCGCGCGAGCGTGGGGTTGCCGGTGGGGTCGAAGGCCATGGAGAAGACCACAGCAACAAGCAAGGTAAAAAAGAGGATACCAACGACAGCGTCGCGGCTGCGCCACTCCAGGCGAAGATCTTTTAAAAGATGATGCAGCATGGTGCGGAGATATCTCATCCGTGCACGGCCTTGGTCAGGTCGGCGACCGTCGCAGAGGTGGCTCGCAGATAATCGGCGGGAGCAAGGACGATCTGCAAACCCCGCATTCCAGCGGAGAGACTAACCTCTTCGAAGAGCTCGATGGTCTCATCGGCGAAAGCGCGAAACGGCTTCTTTGCACCGATGACCGTAACTCCACCACGCACGTAACCTGTGAGTGGTTCCACCTCTGCCAGAGGCGCGAGATCGGCCTTCTTGGCTCCGGCTGCGCCCGCCAATTTTTTCAGGTCCACCTCATCGCCGCCAGGAACCACCGCGAAGACGTGTTCTCCATCCTGCAGACGGCAGACAAGGGTTTTGAATACCTGTTCCAGCGGCATACCGATCTTGGCG
This genomic stretch from Terriglobus saanensis SP1PR4 harbors:
- a CDS encoding heme exporter protein CcmB → MRYLRTMLHHLLKDLRLEWRSRDAVVGILFFTLLVAVVFSMAFDPTGNPTLAREIAGGLLWVGLLFASITALNGSWDRERRNHVLDAHRMAPAPPSALFLGKALANFVFVTLVELILAPVFVLFFNLHVLGQVWWLAAILPLGTWALVVNGTFFAALSLRTRNRQMLLPLVLFPITIPALLAMVQATTGVVTGEFEPDLWLKLLAGFDVSFTTACLLLFGAVLDAE
- a CDS encoding YncE family protein: MKCGPILLAATVVLTGCKHRSFPDVPSGYREFAYVSNGASNTVSVLDLVYLRQDRILRVGHQPTGISVNPQTNEVYIVNTGDGTVSVLNAEKNEIVSTIGVHSKPFSIAVDTNGRFGYVANSGANNVSVIDLAKRREIAVVGTGEQPGLARVAPDMRTLAVTNRSSGSVSLYDLDPKSAEAARPDHKDEEPIKAPHLRASFNGCPGVTDAVILPDSSKLFAACSGGHQVLSIGLASAPGSWAAKQDAGTLTDRLLARLDVGKTPINIALKPDGGEIFVSNFDSDSITEISTTTNEVGGTYMIGPKPVFGVVSADNTTLWVSNFGADSVSLYSIDDGKRTGSVHTGPAPDALAFSADEHLLLAANTGTGDAAVLRTQDRDGNPGLFTMLPTGNQPNAIAVKAFKQK
- a CDS encoding PP2C family protein-serine/threonine phosphatase, with protein sequence MGLRNQGSGPITSATAWSPRVQAVGWMTAGFLTCLALGQVPGVGGGWVSWLEWLLLIAIVVVGTPVLYRHARGEMLWRLRNKLTLTYLLIGLSPVVLFCALFGLAAYVAAGQFAIHLVTARMEGKLDRVAMENTSTAAHIANLITGNKAPPTEGEIPATTPEEEASALPVQTAVFLDGHAVGMHGAMGHDRTPLWLPQWFLQGKKDEAHALVLDGEHLSLAAIDRRRLLGGRTLIVIGSVPVDCELMGSVAEELGSASVVPGLSNREADDSDNAPGDKIVRRAEVKGSIIAGGEMPPKVNIGDLTVRFFSTVPTMQWDDGTPTVVPLNVQSRPSVLYRQLFGAALTGRSTSLLRFVFLAVCVFFAFLEIFALWMARRLSRTVTESVEALYDATVRIDQGDFQHRIDVQRTDQVADLCSSFNRMSASLGRLLDEQKEKERLQSELSIAQEVQANLFPVAELWVPGLDLYGVCRPARSVSGDYYDFLVFHRDTEHTNVPTGVGIALGDISGKGISAALLMANLHSAVRAYRFATEELVYSSSTLSGLNAPRGEEAITDGGEVFESPGRILALLNRHLYRSTQPEKYATLFLAHYNVETSKLTCSNAGHLPPIVLCADGSVRRLTKGGTVVGLMDGMHYDEETVTLSPGDLLIAFSDGVTEPENDFGEFGEERLIEVVQQMRDQPLAAIAAQVLDALDAWIGADEQPDDITLVLARA
- the ccsA gene encoding cytochrome c biogenesis protein CcsA gives rise to the protein MKRFFWIWSAVAVALLAYGFWQGMYVAPTEATMGPIQRIFYWHVPINIFAEISPYVNMFASIAYLLYRGKDMHKAMIADALALASAEVTVLFVSLGLMSGILWGRPAWGIWWAWDARTTTYLLLWLLYVSYLLVRRYTSGVQAYTLAAVLSVFAGIDVPIVYKSISWWRTQHPAPVLTGDGYLDPDMKRAFAWNALAWIMWGTSLVWARYAIIRREQKIRESAALEAMEA
- the ybaK gene encoding Cys-tRNA(Pro) deacylase, giving the protein MKTNAARILDGLKISYRTIEYEVDLNDLSAPNVAAKIGMPLEQVFKTLVCRLQDGEHVFAVVPGGDEVDLKKLAGAAGAKKADLAPLAEVEPLTGYVRGGVTVIGAKKPFRAFADETIELFEEVSLSAGMRGLQIVLAPADYLRATSATVADLTKAVHG